In a genomic window of Zingiber officinale cultivar Zhangliang chromosome 9B, Zo_v1.1, whole genome shotgun sequence:
- the LOC122024737 gene encoding methyltransferase FGSG_00040-like, with product MKQAVSLEEQVQHLRSKATELLLREDWAEYINLYSHLISLCLAAGDGAGAALHKTLCLAHSNRAEARFRTRDLAGALRDCDRALEFDPAHLKSLLRKARVLLDLDRYASAGDCLKLAIASHPGDDASRELLVRCRNLEAQSRRGRIDVSNWILGGFGDKCPDLAEYVGPVEIRRCSNGERGLFATKNVEAGTPLVVTRAVVAGRGILPESAGGHGDSARMLLWKDFVEKVLDVAEKCSRTLNLIYQLSPGTDQGDLEVPDIALFKPDAVEQLLALPPASRPDVDRILKVLDVNCLSEEAFSTKIDGKQSNYIGIGLWLLPSFLNHSCSPSARRQHIGDHAIVHAARDLRAGEEVTIAYFDVLSPIDDRRTSSRRWAFECRCERCDFEDSALFGPKMREMEAAMKGGASMEETVMRLEEGMRRWEVKGKQKGFLRASIWPAYASVYGSERLMRRCGRKIPVAAVVAESVAEAVGGDERVLKAVLGRMKKGCGDVAEMEKAMRLGRATYGKIMKRTTMKALFQLPLLNNGV from the coding sequence ATGAAGCAGGCAGTGAGCCTCGAGGAGCAGGTGCAGCATCTACGATCCAAAGCGACGGAGCTCCTACTTCGCGAAGACTGGGCCGAGTACATCAACCTTTACTCCCACCTCATCTCCCTCTGCCTCGCCGCCGGCGACGGCGCGGGCGCCGCTCTCCACAAGACCCTCTGCCTCGCGCATTCCAACCGCGCCGAGGCCCGCTTCCGCACCAGAGACCTCGCTGGCGCGCTCCGGGACTGCGACCGCGCGCTCGAATTCGACCCCGCCCACCTAAAGTCCCTCCTTCGTAAAGCCAGGGTTTTGCTCGACCTAGATCGGTACGCGTCGGCGGGCGATTGCCTCAAGCTCGCGATCGCCTCTCACCCGGGGGACGATGCCTCCAGAGAGCTTTTGGTTCGGTGCCGGAATTTGGAGGCGCAGTCGAGAAGGGGTAGAATCGATGTTTCTAACTGGATTTTGGGCGGATTCGGCGACAAGTGCCCGGATCTGGCAGAGTACGTCGGCCCGGTCGAGATCCGGAGGTGCAGCAATGGCGAAAGAGGGCTTTTTGCTACCAAAAACGTTGAGGCCGGGACGCCGTTGGTCGTGACTAGAGCCGTCGTAGCTGGAAGAGGGATTCTTCCGGAATCCGCCGGCGGACATGGCGATAGCGCTCGGATGCTATTGTGGAAGGACTTCGTCGAAAAGGTCCTCGACGTCGCCGAGAAATGTAGCAGAACACTCAACTTGATCTACCAATTGTCTCCAGGGACGGATCAAGGGGATCTCGAAGTTCCCGACATTGCGTTGTTCAAGCCAGATGCGGTGGAGCAGCTTCTTGCTCTGCCTCCGGCGAGCAGGCCGGATGTCGATCGCATCTTGAAGGTTTTGGACGTCAATTGCCTGAGCGAGGAGGCGTTTTCCACCAAGATTGATGGAAAACAAAGCAACTACATTGGGATCGGGCTTTGGCTGCTACCCTCCTTCCTGAACCATTCTTGCAGCCCGAGCGCGAGGAGGCAGCACATCGGCGACCACGCGATCGTCCACGCCGCCCGCGACTTGAGGGCGGGCGAGGAGGTGACCATCGCCTACTTCGATGTGCTCTCTCCGATCGATGACCGGAGGACGTCGTCGAGGAGGTGGGCGTTTGAGTGCCGTTGCGAAAGGTGCGATTTTGAAGACTCCGCTCTGTTCGGGCCGAAGATGAGGGAGATGGAAGCGGCGATGAAGGGAGGAGCAAGCATGGAGGAAACAGTAATGAGATTGGAAGAGGGGATGAGGAGATGGGAGGTGAAGGGAAAGCAAAAAGGGTTCTTGAGGGCGTCAATTTGGCCGGCTTACGCAAGCGTTTACGGGTCGGAGAGGCTGATGAGGAGGTGCGGGAGGAAGATTCCGGTGGCGGCGGTGGTCGCCGAGAGCGTGGCGGAGGCAGTGGGAGGGGATGAGAGGGTGCTGAAGGCGGTGCTCGGGAGGATGAAGAAAGGCTGCGGCGATGTGGCAGAGATGGAGAAGGCGATGAGATTGGGGAGAGCAACGTATGGGAAGATCATGAAGAGAACAACCATGAAAGCTTTGTTTCAACTGCCGCTGCTCAACAATGGCGTCTAA
- the LOC122023128 gene encoding pectinesterase-like, with protein sequence MANYDKQMSEGRKNDRTKLVLLAVAACLLLLLVVGAVVGASYQQDDGGDDDVAEQSEHAIHASGKSVTALCSSTDYVHACESSLSKVVPEGTEDPKVLLKAAVSVVLDEVSKGFAHSRLQTSNDSRVRGAVQDCQEMFEDSKGEINATLRSIIDHGIEKLPARSHDMRTWLSAVITYQQTCIDGFPDGDLKDKMKAAMKNSKELTSNALAIIGQASSFLSLINLPARRRLLLDDQPPTVTKNGYPSWFTKDDRRMLKSVKVMLKPNVTVAKDGTGDFTTVNEALAKMPNEYEGRYVIYIKEGVYEEQVNVTKNMVNVTMFGDGSKRTIITGSKNFIDGTRTFLTATFFAAGDRFVAIGMAFRNTAGAEKHQAVALRVVSDRSVFLNCRMEGYQDTLYAHSHRQFYRGCVIAGTIDFIFGDASAVFQNCLLVVRRPLSNQQNIVTAQGRTDRWETTGFVIHRCRFLADNRLKDPSKPAIPSYLARPWKEFSKTIIMESQIDGFIDKKGYLPWDGTFALSTLYYAEYNNKGPGADTAGRVNWPGVHVIKRNDALKYTVENFIQGSTWIPVSGAPLRLGLNS encoded by the exons ATGGCGAATTACGACAAGCAAATGTCGGAGGGCCGGAAGAACGACCGCACAAAGCTGGTGCTGCTCGCCGTCGCTGCTTGCCTCCTGCTGCTTCTGGTGGTGGGGGCGGTGGTCGGTGCTAGCTACCAGCAGGACGACGGCGGCGACGACGACGTCGCCGAGCAGAGCGAGCACGCGATCCACGCGTCGGGAAAGTCCGTCACCGCGCTCTGCTCCTCGACCGACTACGTGCATGCGTGCGAGTCGAGCCTGTCGAAGGTGGTGCCGGAGGGCACGGAGGACCCGAAGGTGCTGCTGAAGGCGGCCGTCTCGGTGGTGCTCGACGAGGTCAGCAAAGGGTTCGCCCACTCTCGGCTGCAGACCAGCAATGACAGCCGCGTGCGCGGCGCCGTGCAG GACTGCCAGGAGATGTTCGAGGACTCCAAGGGCGAGATCAACGCCACGCTGCGTAGCATCATCGACCATGGCATCGAGAAGCTCCCCGCCCGATCGCACGACATGCGCACCTGGCTCAGCGCCGTCATCACCTACCAACAGACCTGCATCGACGGCTTCCCCGACGGCGATCTCAAGGACAAGATGAAAGCCGCAATGAAAAACTCCAAGGAACTCACCAGCAATGCCCTCGCCATAATCGGCCAGGCATCCAGCTTCCTCTCCCTCATCAACCTCCCCGCCCGGCGCCGCCTCCTCCTCGACGACCAGCCTCCGACGGTGACCAAGAACGGCTACCCTTCCTGGTTCACCAAAGACGACCGCCGGATGCTCAAGAGCGTGAAGGTCATGCTCAAGCCCAATGTCACCGTGGCCAAGGATGGCACCGGCGACTTCACCACCGTCAATGAGGCACTCGCCAAGATGCCCAACGAATACGAAGGAAG GTACGTGATCTACATTAAAGAAGGAGTATACGAGGAACAGGTGAACGTCACGAAGAATATGGTTAATGTGACGATGTTTGGCGACGGATCGAAGAGGACCATTATCACCGGCAGCAAAAATTTCATCGACGGCACGAGGACGTTTCTGACCGCCACATTTT TCGCGGCCGGTGATCGATTCGTGGCGATCGGGATGGCGTTCAGGAACACAGCGGGGGCGGAGAAGCACCAGGCGGTGGCGCTGCGGGTGGTGTCGGACCGGTCGGTGTTCCTCAACTGCAGGATGGAAGGGTACCAGGACACGCTGTACGCGCACTCGCACCGGCAGTTCTACCGGGGCTGCGTCATCGCCGGCACCATCGACTTCATCTTCGGCGACGCCTCGGCGGTGTTCCAGAACTGCCTCCTGGTGGTGCGCCGGCCGCTGTCGAACCAGCAGAACATCGTGACGGCGCAGGGGCGAACCGACCGATGGGAGACCACCGGGTTCGTCATTCACCGCTGCCGATTCCTCGCCGACAACCGCCTGAAGGACCCGTCGAAGCCGGCGATCCCGAGCTACCTCGCCCGGCCGTGGAAGGAGTTCTCGAAGACCATCATCATGGAATCGCAGATCGACGGGTTCATCGACAAGAAGGGGTACCTGCCGTGGGATGGCACCTTCGCGTTGAGCACGCTGTACTACGCGGAGTACAACAACAAGGGACCGGGGGCGGACACCGCCGGCCGGGTGAACTGGCCGGGAGTCCACGTCATCAAAAGGAACGACGCCCTCAAGTACACGGTGGAGAACTTCATACAGGGCTCCACGTGGATTCCGGTGAGCGGTGCGCCGCTGCGGCTGGGATTGAACTCTTGA